A single window of Anaerocolumna chitinilytica DNA harbors:
- a CDS encoding extracellular solute-binding protein, which produces MNKRIRRISAILMITVMVMSGLSGCGKTSETSVNKNTGDKKNGEEATASTLNELGTFPLSNEKQTFSIMIPQLGTEDVTKCYVNDAYEKKTNVSIKWIVVPADSWNQKVSIVMASGDLPDVICGMDTYNVTPTNELLYANQGLIIPLNDVIEKNSTNFKNLMKDDPQIKKLISQNDGSIYSLPGISVCYHCNYSQKMYINSTWLKNLGLDMPTTIDEYYNVLKAFKEKDANGNGDPNDEIPLIANAGGWHTQLDGFLMNAFTYCDADTHMAVEDGKLIYTATTDKYREGVKFLNKLFNEGLLSPESFTNNQETNAKINVSNGEYAMFGSYPTAYQIYSGDTDIWKQYDILPPLKGADGVATTPNYELTRDVIRGNMVITSAAKDPDLIMRWIDYFYSDEGTMFRTGREGIEWRKAEKGELGFDGEQADYASLQTPKDDPYYGNIDFSQSVPLMYSKKYREGAVAAADFRDNSITNGTEIQLFRGTKAYEAVARSVEDSIPTLNVKSEEASDYSRLQTEIKDYQDEALVKFITGSLDINSDKDWESYKTDLDNMGLKQYLDISNEAYQNYLSR; this is translated from the coding sequence ATGAATAAAAGAATCCGACGTATTTCTGCAATTCTTATGATAACTGTCATGGTGATGTCGGGACTTAGCGGGTGCGGCAAGACTTCCGAAACTTCTGTTAATAAGAACACAGGAGATAAGAAAAATGGAGAGGAAGCTACAGCCAGTACATTGAATGAACTGGGAACCTTCCCCCTCAGCAATGAAAAGCAGACCTTTTCTATTATGATACCTCAGTTAGGCACAGAAGATGTAACAAAATGCTATGTAAACGATGCCTATGAAAAGAAGACCAATGTCTCCATCAAGTGGATTGTAGTACCGGCTGATTCCTGGAACCAAAAAGTATCCATTGTTATGGCCAGTGGTGATCTTCCGGATGTAATCTGCGGAATGGATACTTATAATGTAACACCTACCAACGAATTGCTCTATGCGAATCAAGGGCTGATAATTCCCTTAAATGATGTGATTGAAAAAAACAGTACGAACTTTAAGAATCTGATGAAAGATGACCCTCAGATAAAGAAACTGATATCACAAAATGACGGCAGCATCTATTCCTTGCCTGGAATCTCTGTATGCTACCACTGCAACTATTCTCAGAAAATGTATATTAACAGTACGTGGCTTAAAAATCTTGGTCTTGATATGCCTACCACCATTGATGAATATTACAATGTGTTAAAGGCTTTTAAAGAAAAAGATGCCAATGGTAACGGAGATCCAAACGATGAGATACCTCTTATTGCTAATGCAGGCGGCTGGCATACACAGCTGGACGGTTTCCTTATGAATGCCTTTACATATTGTGATGCTGATACCCATATGGCAGTAGAAGACGGTAAGTTAATTTATACTGCAACCACGGACAAATACCGTGAGGGAGTAAAGTTCTTAAATAAATTATTTAATGAAGGCCTCTTAAGTCCCGAGTCCTTTACCAATAACCAGGAAACCAATGCAAAGATTAATGTTTCCAATGGGGAATATGCTATGTTTGGTTCTTATCCTACCGCTTATCAGATCTATTCCGGAGATACGGATATCTGGAAACAGTATGATATTTTACCGCCTTTAAAGGGAGCAGATGGTGTTGCTACTACACCTAATTATGAATTGACAAGAGATGTTATCCGTGGAAATATGGTTATCACTTCTGCAGCGAAAGACCCGGATTTAATTATGCGCTGGATTGATTACTTCTACAGTGATGAAGGAACGATGTTCCGTACAGGTCGTGAAGGCATCGAATGGAGAAAAGCAGAAAAGGGAGAGTTAGGCTTTGACGGCGAGCAGGCTGACTATGCAAGCCTTCAGACACCGAAGGATGACCCTTATTATGGAAATATTGATTTCTCACAGAGCGTTCCTTTAATGTATTCTAAGAAATACAGGGAAGGTGCTGTTGCCGCAGCGGATTTCAGGGATAACAGCATTACAAACGGAACGGAAATACAGTTGTTTAGAGGGACAAAGGCATATGAAGCAGTTGCCAGAAGTGTTGAAGATAGTATTCCTACCCTTAATGTAAAATCAGAGGAAGCCAGTGATTATTCCAGATTGCAGACAGAAATAAAAGATTATCAGGATGAAGCTCTGGTAAAATTCATCACCGGCAGCCTTGATATCAACAGCGATAAGGATTGGGAGAGCTATAAGACAGATCTTGATAACATGGGATTAAAGCAGTATCTGGATATCAGTAACGAAGCTTACCAGAACTACCTGTCCAGATAA
- a CDS encoding ABC transporter permease yields MQNKTKYKVNHKRKRLSHWRLYLMLLPPVIYLIIFKYWPIYGLQIAFREYTPVLGFSGSPWVGLKHFKNFFSSYQFVRLLSNTLILGTISLIASIPCPIILALSINAAKQRKLAKAVQLITYAPYFISTVILVSLVTQLLAVRGGMFNVVRGWMGMDAVNLLSDPGAFRPIYILSGIWQGTGYGAIIYLASLAGVSPDLYEAAKLDGATIMQRIRYIDLPSIMPVVVILAIMNCGSIINVGFEKVLLLQNQMNMSTSDVISTYVYRIGIGSSQFSYSTAIGLFNSIVSVILLLLVNWFSKKATETSLF; encoded by the coding sequence ATGCAAAATAAAACAAAATATAAAGTTAATCATAAAAGAAAAAGGCTCTCTCATTGGAGACTTTACCTGATGCTGCTTCCGCCGGTGATTTACTTGATTATCTTCAAGTACTGGCCAATCTACGGACTGCAGATTGCATTCAGAGAGTATACGCCGGTATTGGGTTTTAGCGGCAGTCCTTGGGTAGGATTGAAGCACTTTAAGAATTTCTTCTCTTCTTATCAGTTTGTCAGGCTTTTATCCAATACCCTGATTCTGGGAACCATCTCCCTGATTGCAAGTATTCCCTGCCCTATTATACTGGCCTTATCCATTAATGCTGCAAAGCAGAGGAAACTGGCAAAGGCGGTACAGCTAATCACCTATGCGCCTTATTTTATCTCCACCGTTATCCTGGTATCTCTGGTTACTCAGTTGCTTGCAGTAAGAGGCGGTATGTTTAATGTAGTGCGTGGCTGGATGGGTATGGATGCAGTGAATCTCTTATCCGACCCCGGTGCGTTCAGACCTATTTATATCCTTTCCGGTATTTGGCAGGGAACAGGGTATGGGGCTATCATCTATCTGGCCTCTCTGGCAGGTGTCAGCCCGGACTTATATGAAGCTGCCAAATTAGACGGTGCTACCATAATGCAGAGGATAAGATATATCGATCTGCCGAGCATTATGCCGGTTGTAGTAATACTTGCCATTATGAATTGCGGCAGTATTATAAATGTTGGTTTTGAAAAAGTATTGCTGTTACAGAACCAGATGAATATGTCAACTTCAGATGTAATTTCCACTTATGTGTACCGAATCGGAATCGGCTCCTCACAATTTAGCTATTCTACGGCCATTGGTCTGTTTAATTCCATTGTGTCCGTAATATTGCTGCTGCTGGTCAACTGGTTTTCCAAAAAGGCCACAGAGACTAGTTTATTCTAA